Proteins co-encoded in one uncultured Draconibacterium sp. genomic window:
- a CDS encoding alpha-L-fucosidase produces the protein MIKSGITFLLLTLSVILWAQPTETTTPETLNLNKPERVEWFRDLGFGLFIHFSFDSQLGIVISHSMVGASEDYLNRYINELPKTFNPKDFDAKEIATLAKLAGMKYIVLTTKHHSGFCMWDTETTDFNITNTPYKKDLLEEYVEATREAGLAVGFYFSPEDFHFLHKNGLEIRRTNINDIPPHLMKKYEELNELQTIELMAKYGDIDILFYDGGEGPLLEKCKQVAWELHPDVVITRGAMETPEQTVPGTTLTDPWEACLTMGTQWAYKPAYEDYKTGTRLIEILIETRAKGGNQLLNIGPKPNGTIAEKQENLLREIAAWNFVNGEAIEATKPWIIPNEENIWFTWKPEEKTLYAILTKQAEWPRGERREFVLKSVNATENTEVEVLGQSGERVEYMPKINATTLFEQEEDGLHISCVRAQRLYNNHKWNYPLVLKITNVQPAFNPPVVVTEKAEIIQAGGTSYIQFNGKIINQDDQEDLKVCFQYRPRPDSTDELISEEWTETKYLEVKDNIFMFRLPVKNKKITYQYRTVAKHPKATIYGKTKSTSFSKY, from the coding sequence ATGATAAAGTCAGGCATAACATTTCTGCTACTAACACTTTCAGTAATTTTGTGGGCACAACCGACAGAAACAACCACTCCTGAAACTTTAAACCTAAACAAACCCGAGCGTGTTGAATGGTTTCGTGATCTTGGTTTTGGACTATTCATTCATTTTAGTTTCGACAGTCAGTTGGGCATTGTAATCAGCCACTCGATGGTTGGTGCGTCCGAAGATTATCTGAACCGCTATATTAACGAGCTTCCAAAAACGTTTAATCCAAAAGATTTTGATGCAAAAGAAATAGCAACTCTTGCCAAACTTGCCGGCATGAAATACATTGTGTTAACCACAAAACACCACTCGGGTTTTTGCATGTGGGACACCGAAACCACCGACTTTAACATCACCAACACTCCTTATAAAAAAGATCTGTTAGAAGAATATGTTGAAGCTACACGCGAAGCAGGGTTGGCAGTTGGATTCTATTTTTCGCCTGAAGATTTTCATTTCCTGCATAAAAACGGGCTTGAAATTCGCCGCACAAACATTAACGATATTCCACCACATTTAATGAAGAAATATGAGGAACTGAACGAACTTCAGACCATTGAATTAATGGCAAAATATGGCGATATTGATATTTTATTTTACGATGGTGGTGAAGGACCTTTGCTTGAAAAATGTAAACAAGTTGCCTGGGAACTTCACCCCGATGTGGTAATAACACGCGGCGCCATGGAAACACCGGAACAAACCGTGCCTGGCACCACGCTTACCGATCCCTGGGAGGCTTGTTTAACCATGGGAACCCAATGGGCCTACAAACCGGCCTACGAAGATTATAAAACCGGTACCCGACTAATTGAAATACTGATTGAAACACGTGCAAAAGGAGGTAACCAACTACTTAATATCGGGCCAAAACCAAATGGTACAATTGCTGAAAAACAGGAAAACCTGTTACGAGAAATTGCCGCCTGGAATTTTGTAAACGGCGAAGCAATTGAGGCTACAAAACCGTGGATTATTCCGAACGAAGAAAATATATGGTTTACCTGGAAACCGGAAGAAAAAACACTTTATGCTATTCTTACCAAACAAGCGGAGTGGCCTCGTGGCGAACGTCGCGAATTTGTTTTGAAATCGGTTAACGCGACGGAAAATACCGAAGTTGAAGTTTTAGGGCAATCGGGAGAACGCGTTGAATACATGCCGAAAATAAATGCAACCACTTTGTTTGAACAGGAAGAAGATGGTTTACACATTTCCTGTGTGCGTGCACAACGTTTATACAATAACCATAAATGGAACTATCCGCTGGTTTTAAAAATCACCAATGTCCAGCCTGCGTTTAACCCGCCTGTTGTGGTTACCGAAAAAGCAGAAATTATACAAGCAGGCGGAACGAGCTACATACAATTCAACGGTAAAATTATTAACCAGGACGACCAGGAAGATCTTAAAGTCTGCTTTCAATATCGTCCACGTCCCGACTCTACTGATGAGCTTATATCTGAAGAATGGACAGAAACAAAATACCTGGAAGTTAAGGACAACATCTTTATGTTCAGACTTCCGGTAAAGAATAAAAAAATTACCTACCAGTACCGAACGGTTGCAAAACACCCAAAAGCTACTATTTATGGAAAAACCAAATCAACTTCGTTTTCTAAATATTAG
- a CDS encoding FadR/GntR family transcriptional regulator, producing the protein MDEIFRKIGSKLTLSQKIERRIEAAIREKKLPVGSRLPTERELCESFGVSRTALREALRRLSARGLIEITKGSGMTVTGLKIDDAIENLNLYYDMQFNHNLIAQIIEVRRLFEPEIAGLAAKQRTQNDLSDIQDNIEAFKACNPDNIQMEADLDNKFHLMIAKATHNPIVQISMEPIYSLLPRMRNLIYANVEGEKDITLEYHLKIFDVINKQKSDEAAELMKVHLRRTMEIYQKYLHSSI; encoded by the coding sequence ATGGATGAAATCTTTAGAAAAATTGGAAGTAAGCTAACTTTGAGCCAAAAAATTGAGCGAAGGATAGAAGCTGCTATCAGGGAGAAAAAGCTACCTGTGGGATCCAGACTTCCAACAGAACGTGAGTTGTGCGAATCGTTTGGTGTTAGCCGAACAGCATTGCGCGAAGCACTTCGTCGTTTAAGTGCGCGCGGGCTCATAGAGATTACAAAAGGTAGTGGGATGACTGTTACCGGGTTAAAGATTGATGATGCCATTGAAAATCTGAACTTGTATTACGACATGCAGTTCAATCATAACCTGATTGCTCAAATAATTGAAGTACGCAGGTTGTTTGAACCCGAAATTGCAGGACTGGCTGCTAAACAACGAACTCAAAACGATTTAAGCGATATTCAGGATAATATTGAAGCTTTTAAAGCTTGCAATCCCGATAATATTCAAATGGAGGCCGACCTGGATAATAAATTCCATCTGATGATTGCCAAAGCAACGCATAACCCGATCGTGCAGATTTCGATGGAGCCTATTTATTCGCTTTTGCCACGTATGCGAAACCTGATTTATGCAAACGTAGAGGGTGAAAAAGACATTACTCTCGAATATCACCTGAAAATATTTGATGTAATAAACAAACAGAAGAGTGATGAGGCAGCCGAATTGATGAAAGTGCATTTGCGTCGTACAATGGAGATTTACCAGAAATACCTCCATAGTTCTATTTAG
- a CDS encoding C40 family peptidase: MKFTHIIFLFFLVMASCTQQQQSSELEQQVDQLINQQIKDKRVDYCNVSVAVNNGKPAITGATVSKTTFDALKTFASEKRCDFSVELLPDTGFSENPWGVVTISVCNIRSNSRHSAEMLTQAIMGTPVKVYRKDDGWYLIQTPDRYFGWVDGAGIALKSNSEMAEWKNFKKVLYKKQYGFGYAEADVKSSIATDLILDNLLSVVAETAGFYKTVLADGREAFVKKDECMGLDIWYNKSVAAKDVLLTAEKFMGVPYLWGGTSAKMVDCSGFVKSAYYNYGVILQRDASQQTFYGELVDTQNGYETLKPGDLVFFGRKATEDQRESVTHVGLCLGDQEFIHASGKVRVNSLNHDSEKYTEHYEKGFVRARRIIGNVNGDGIEWVVDNTFFKQVLPE; encoded by the coding sequence ATGAAATTTACTCACATTATTTTTCTATTTTTTTTGGTTATGGCTTCGTGTACACAACAGCAGCAATCTTCTGAATTGGAACAGCAAGTTGATCAGTTGATCAATCAGCAAATTAAAGATAAACGAGTCGATTATTGTAATGTAAGTGTTGCTGTTAATAACGGAAAGCCGGCAATAACTGGAGCCACAGTTTCGAAAACTACTTTTGATGCCTTGAAAACTTTTGCATCAGAAAAGAGATGTGATTTTTCTGTTGAGCTTTTGCCTGATACTGGTTTCAGCGAAAATCCATGGGGCGTTGTTACAATTTCTGTTTGTAATATCCGGAGCAACTCAAGGCATTCGGCCGAGATGTTGACGCAGGCTATTATGGGAACTCCTGTTAAGGTATACCGCAAAGATGATGGATGGTATTTAATTCAAACGCCCGACCGCTATTTTGGCTGGGTTGATGGTGCCGGGATTGCTTTGAAAAGCAATAGTGAAATGGCCGAATGGAAAAACTTTAAGAAAGTACTTTACAAAAAACAGTACGGTTTTGGCTATGCCGAAGCGGATGTAAAATCAAGCATTGCAACTGATTTGATACTTGATAACCTGCTAAGTGTGGTAGCTGAAACAGCTGGTTTTTATAAAACAGTTTTGGCCGATGGGCGTGAAGCCTTCGTGAAAAAGGATGAATGTATGGGCCTTGATATTTGGTACAATAAAAGTGTCGCCGCAAAAGATGTATTGCTAACTGCCGAAAAGTTTATGGGCGTTCCGTATTTGTGGGGCGGTACTTCGGCAAAAATGGTCGATTGCAGCGGTTTTGTAAAATCGGCTTATTACAATTATGGAGTAATTCTTCAACGCGATGCATCGCAGCAAACATTTTACGGAGAGTTGGTTGACACGCAAAATGGCTACGAAACATTAAAACCCGGGGACCTTGTATTTTTTGGACGAAAAGCTACCGAAGATCAACGCGAAAGCGTAACGCATGTTGGGTTGTGTTTGGGCGATCAGGAGTTTATTCATGCATCCGGGAAAGTGCGTGTAAACAGCTTGAACCATGATAGTGAAAAATATACCGAACATTACGAAAAAGGCTTTGTACGTGCCCGCCGTATTATCGGTAACGTTAATGGCGATGGAATTGAGTGGGTAGTCGACAATACGTTTTTCAAACAGGTTTTGCCGGAATAA
- a CDS encoding dipeptide epimerase has product MQLSFKPFELQLKHTFTLATSSRTTTPVMLVELKHDGLIGYGEASMPPYLGESHETVARFLKKVDLSGFNDPFRMDEILEYVDQLEPGNRAAKACVDIALHDLVGKILGQPWYKIWGLKSEDTPYTTYTIGIDTREMVIEKTKEAAGFKMLKVKMGRDNDKELIETIRSVTDVPLCVDVNQGWKDKHEALEMIHWMNEKGIVFVEQPMPKDQLDDMAWLTAHSPLPTIADEAFQRIYDIPKFKDVYSGINIKLMKSTGMREAKKMIDVARALDMNVMIGCMTETSCAISAASQLSPLCDWADLDGALLITNDVFDGMKVIDGKVTLFDLPGIGVVRS; this is encoded by the coding sequence ATGCAATTAAGTTTTAAACCTTTTGAGCTTCAGTTAAAACATACTTTTACGCTGGCTACAAGTTCGCGTACAACCACGCCTGTAATGTTGGTTGAATTGAAACACGACGGATTAATTGGATATGGAGAAGCATCTATGCCGCCTTATTTGGGTGAATCGCACGAAACAGTTGCCCGCTTTTTGAAAAAAGTGGACTTATCGGGTTTTAACGATCCGTTCCGCATGGATGAAATCCTTGAATACGTTGATCAGTTGGAGCCGGGAAACCGTGCGGCAAAAGCCTGTGTTGATATTGCATTACACGATCTGGTGGGTAAGATATTGGGGCAACCGTGGTATAAAATCTGGGGATTAAAATCGGAAGACACGCCTTATACAACCTATACCATTGGTATCGATACGCGCGAAATGGTAATTGAAAAAACCAAAGAGGCTGCCGGGTTTAAAATGCTGAAGGTTAAAATGGGGCGCGATAACGACAAAGAACTGATTGAAACTATTCGTTCGGTTACCGATGTGCCTTTGTGTGTGGATGTAAACCAGGGCTGGAAAGACAAACATGAGGCTTTGGAAATGATTCACTGGATGAATGAAAAAGGGATCGTTTTTGTAGAGCAGCCTATGCCCAAAGATCAGTTGGATGATATGGCCTGGCTAACGGCACATAGCCCACTGCCAACCATTGCCGACGAAGCCTTTCAGCGAATTTATGATATACCGAAATTTAAAGATGTTTACTCCGGAATAAACATTAAGCTGATGAAAAGCACTGGTATGCGCGAAGCCAAAAAGATGATAGATGTAGCACGAGCACTTGATATGAATGTAATGATTGGTTGTATGACCGAAACGTCGTGTGCTATTTCTGCAGCTTCTCAGTTGTCGCCACTTTGCGATTGGGCCGATCTTGACGGAGCTTTGCTGATAACCAACGATGTATTTGATGGAATGAAAGTGATTGACGGCAAGGTTACTTTGTTTGATCTTCCGGGAATTGGCGTAGTTAGGAGCTAA
- the murQ gene encoding N-acetylmuramic acid 6-phosphate etherase, with product MRVTESSSLYDNLDQMTVEELLIGINNEDAKIHLAVQKEIPQIEKLVSQLVDRVKSGGRLFYLGAGTSGRLGILDASEIPPTYGMPDGVVIGLIAGGDRAIRKAVEAAEDNIHGGWEDLQKYQINERDTIVGIAASGGTPYVIGALQDGNINGLLTACITCNPNSEIAKVAKIAIEPIVGPEFVTGSTRMKAGTAQKMVLNMITTSLMIKLGRVKGNKMVDMQLTNKKLVERGSTMIVDELGIEFDEAKRLLLLHGSVRDVLDNYKKKGHQPV from the coding sequence ATGAGGGTCACAGAATCATCATCATTATACGACAACCTCGACCAAATGACAGTTGAAGAGCTGTTAATCGGAATTAACAACGAGGATGCAAAAATTCATCTTGCCGTACAAAAAGAAATTCCACAAATAGAAAAGTTAGTAAGCCAACTTGTTGACCGCGTAAAATCGGGTGGTCGTCTGTTTTATTTAGGTGCAGGAACCAGTGGCCGACTGGGGATTCTTGATGCATCAGAAATTCCACCAACCTATGGCATGCCCGATGGCGTTGTAATAGGCCTCATTGCCGGTGGCGACCGCGCCATTCGCAAGGCTGTTGAAGCTGCCGAAGACAATATTCACGGTGGTTGGGAAGACCTGCAAAAGTATCAGATTAACGAACGCGACACCATTGTTGGAATTGCAGCCTCAGGAGGCACCCCATACGTTATTGGAGCTTTGCAAGACGGCAACATCAATGGTTTACTTACCGCTTGCATTACCTGTAACCCAAACTCGGAAATTGCCAAAGTGGCAAAGATCGCCATTGAACCAATTGTAGGCCCTGAATTTGTAACCGGAAGCACACGTATGAAAGCCGGAACAGCGCAGAAAATGGTGCTGAATATGATAACTACCTCGCTGATGATAAAACTGGGGCGCGTAAAAGGCAACAAAATGGTTGACATGCAGCTTACCAATAAAAAACTGGTTGAACGCGGATCGACAATGATCGTTGATGAACTAGGCATTGAGTTTGACGAAGCCAAACGCCTTTTACTTTTACACGGATCAGTTCGGGACGTACTCGATAATTACAAGAAAAAGGGACATCAACCGGTTTAG
- a CDS encoding ATPase codes for MIVIADSGSSKTDWLFMSSEKEYIISTHGINPFFQQTDEIFATLSSTFTNDQKKEVSEVYFYGAGCIKGKTDQVVSEALKRVFPKALIAVEDDILGASRALLGKSSGIACILGTGTNSCLYNGSEIVDKVPTLGFILGDEGSGAYLGKLLINDYFKRAVPETLKQKIENELHLELADVLNSVYREEYPSRYLAKFSEFISKNRNQNYVQNLIKRSFTDFFFRNIERYNDYQNYTVNFVGSIAYYYSDLLKEVAFNRKIEIGNIIDKPINGLKKFHTNI; via the coding sequence ATGATTGTAATAGCAGACAGCGGCTCATCAAAAACCGATTGGTTGTTTATGAGCTCTGAAAAAGAATATATAATTAGCACTCACGGGATCAATCCTTTTTTCCAGCAAACAGATGAAATTTTTGCAACTCTTTCAAGCACATTCACAAACGACCAAAAGAAAGAGGTAAGCGAAGTATATTTCTATGGTGCGGGATGCATAAAAGGCAAAACCGACCAGGTTGTATCGGAAGCTCTGAAAAGAGTATTTCCAAAAGCATTGATAGCTGTTGAAGACGATATTTTAGGTGCTTCCCGCGCGCTGTTGGGAAAATCATCGGGTATTGCCTGCATATTGGGCACCGGAACCAATTCGTGCCTATATAATGGCTCCGAAATTGTGGACAAAGTCCCTACCTTGGGTTTTATTTTGGGCGATGAAGGCAGTGGTGCCTATCTGGGTAAACTTCTTATAAACGATTACTTTAAACGTGCCGTACCCGAAACCCTGAAACAAAAAATAGAAAACGAACTGCACCTTGAGCTAGCAGATGTTTTAAACTCGGTTTATCGAGAAGAGTACCCAAGTCGCTACCTGGCTAAATTTTCAGAATTTATAAGCAAAAACAGAAATCAGAACTACGTACAAAACCTGATAAAGAGAAGTTTTACCGATTTCTTTTTCAGGAATATTGAACGTTATAACGACTATCAAAATTACACGGTAAACTTTGTAGGATCGATTGCGTACTACTATTCAGATTTACTTAAAGAAGTCGCGTTCAACCGAAAAATAGAGATCGGAAACATTATTGACAAACCGATAAACGGACTTAAAAAATTTCATACCAATATATAA
- a CDS encoding glycosyltransferase family A protein: MTKINCFVPAADWSQVAEMIGELQANPSVNRIFLPENVSKEAGEKAEAFSFGALTSTATVKAMAALAEDADYVLLLTKVTAVKLGQFAIERLVDTAELTGAVKIYSDYYEVKEGKQVTHPVIDYQEGSLRDDFNFGPLVLYKADAFQTAIRNMAQDFEYAGMYYLRLKVSQQGELFRIPEFLYTIDETDNRKSGQKIFDYVDPKNRQVQVEMEQAATEHLKDVGAWLSPDFTPVELDEKAFAKKASVIIPVRNREKTIADAIESVLMQKTNFDFNLIVIDNHSTDKTTSIIKSFAEKDDRVVHISPVREDLGIGGCWNLGVHDSRCGMIAMQLDSDDIYKDENTLQEVVDVFETEKCAMVVGTYQLVNFDLEEIPPGIIDHKEWTPDNGKNNALRINGLGAPRAFYTPVLRDVKIPNTSYGEDYAVGLAISRNYQIGRIYDNLYLCRRWDDNSDASLDIMKMNTHNTYKDRIRTIELKARQTKNRM, from the coding sequence ATGACAAAGATTAACTGTTTCGTACCCGCTGCTGACTGGTCGCAGGTGGCAGAGATGATTGGAGAATTACAGGCCAATCCTTCGGTAAATAGAATATTTTTACCCGAAAATGTGTCCAAAGAAGCCGGCGAAAAGGCAGAAGCTTTTTCGTTTGGTGCACTGACTTCTACGGCAACAGTAAAGGCTATGGCTGCTTTAGCAGAAGACGCGGATTACGTTTTACTACTTACAAAAGTAACGGCCGTAAAACTGGGGCAATTTGCGATCGAGCGTTTGGTGGACACCGCAGAATTAACTGGTGCCGTTAAAATATATTCCGATTATTATGAGGTGAAAGAGGGCAAGCAGGTAACACATCCGGTGATTGATTATCAGGAAGGCAGTTTACGCGACGACTTTAATTTTGGTCCACTGGTGTTGTACAAAGCCGATGCTTTTCAAACCGCTATAAGAAACATGGCGCAGGATTTTGAATACGCCGGAATGTATTATCTGCGCTTAAAAGTGTCGCAGCAGGGCGAGTTGTTCCGCATTCCAGAGTTCTTATACACCATTGACGAGACCGATAACCGCAAAAGCGGTCAGAAAATATTTGACTATGTAGATCCGAAAAACCGCCAGGTGCAGGTTGAAATGGAACAAGCTGCAACCGAACACCTAAAAGATGTTGGTGCCTGGTTGAGTCCTGATTTTACTCCGGTGGAACTGGATGAAAAGGCTTTTGCGAAAAAAGCGTCGGTGATCATTCCTGTTCGAAACCGTGAAAAGACTATCGCCGATGCTATCGAGTCGGTACTGATGCAAAAAACGAATTTCGATTTTAACCTGATCGTTATTGATAATCACTCAACTGATAAAACCACCTCTATAATTAAGTCCTTTGCTGAAAAAGATGATCGTGTGGTGCACATTAGCCCAGTGCGCGAAGATCTTGGTATTGGTGGATGCTGGAATCTTGGTGTCCACGATTCGCGTTGCGGAATGATTGCCATGCAACTCGACAGCGATGATATTTACAAAGACGAAAATACACTGCAAGAAGTGGTTGATGTTTTTGAAACTGAAAAATGTGCCATGGTTGTAGGAACCTATCAGCTGGTGAATTTTGATTTGGAAGAAATTCCACCCGGAATTATCGACCATAAAGAGTGGACACCAGACAATGGAAAGAACAATGCTTTACGAATTAACGGTTTAGGTGCGCCGCGTGCTTTCTATACACCTGTTTTGCGCGACGTGAAAATTCCAAATACCAGTTATGGTGAAGATTATGCAGTTGGGTTGGCTATTTCAAGAAATTACCAAATCGGCCGTATTTACGATAATCTGTACCTTTGCCGCCGTTGGGACGACAACTCGGATGCATCCCTTGATATTATGAAAATGAATACACACAATACCTACAAAGACCGTATCAGGACAATCGAATTAAAGGCCCGCCAGACGAAAAATAGAATGTAA
- a CDS encoding DUF4922 domain-containing protein, which yields MNSISTEIRQLLANQKEEWELAGKNFAGLENVRVREFQFEGFSVKVQFNPGRIVSSAAKVDKKSIEARPCFLCAANRPTEQRGVTFGDYEVLVNPFPIFPEHFTIPAFAHTPQQIKGNFGNMLDLAQAMDGFTLFYNGPKCGASAPDHFHFQAGNTGFMPLDDEVTALKEKYGLRWRKEEVDCCAIKDGIRNFLVLESANKMLIINVFADIYTELENKESNQEPMLNILTRYIDGGWRVFVFPRALHRPLQYFAEGEENILISPASVDMGGVLITPQEKDFLKIGKADIESILKQVLLPEDQFDKLIVKLKQ from the coding sequence ATGAACTCAATTTCAACAGAAATAAGACAATTGCTTGCCAATCAGAAAGAGGAATGGGAACTGGCAGGAAAGAATTTCGCTGGACTGGAAAATGTGCGGGTGCGCGAATTTCAGTTTGAAGGATTTTCGGTAAAAGTTCAGTTTAATCCCGGACGAATTGTTTCGTCGGCAGCAAAAGTGGATAAAAAGTCGATTGAAGCCCGGCCGTGTTTTTTGTGTGCGGCAAACCGACCGACCGAGCAGCGTGGAGTAACTTTTGGCGATTACGAGGTGTTGGTAAATCCGTTCCCGATCTTCCCCGAGCATTTTACGATTCCTGCTTTTGCGCATACGCCACAGCAAATAAAAGGAAACTTTGGTAATATGCTAGACCTGGCGCAGGCGATGGACGGTTTTACTTTGTTTTATAACGGCCCCAAGTGTGGCGCTTCAGCACCCGATCATTTTCATTTTCAGGCTGGCAATACAGGTTTTATGCCTCTGGATGATGAAGTAACTGCATTAAAGGAAAAATACGGACTCCGGTGGCGAAAAGAAGAGGTGGATTGTTGCGCTATAAAAGACGGAATTCGCAACTTTCTGGTGTTGGAATCGGCTAATAAAATGTTAATAATTAATGTTTTTGCAGACATCTACACAGAGCTTGAAAATAAGGAAAGCAATCAGGAACCGATGCTAAATATTCTTACCCGTTATATTGATGGCGGCTGGCGTGTTTTCGTTTTTCCTCGTGCGCTGCATCGTCCGTTGCAGTATTTTGCTGAAGGTGAGGAGAATATTCTGATCAGTCCGGCTTCGGTTGATATGGGTGGTGTTTTAATTACTCCACAGGAGAAGGATTTTTTGAAGATCGGGAAAGCCGATATTGAAAGTATACTAAAACAGGTTTTGTTGCCTGAAGACCAATTTGATAAGCTAATCGTAAAACTTAAACAATGA
- a CDS encoding SpoIID/LytB domain-containing protein: protein MSIPNIHVGIMSADKIDFNFQGEYLLVGTDKVLAGEGAVCIENEKIQLAGKEISQNKLYFVPFEKGKSEFELKDVTIGVNFHWEQKEDQKFQGALKFIIEEDKITAVNILSIEDYLISVISSEMSAQSSLDLLKAHAIISRSWLIAQIEKQDKLTDAGERYESTFKSDEEYIKWYDREDHTNFHVCADDHCQRYQGTTRSHNPNVVKAVNETAGVVLSYKGVICDARFSKCCGGIAELFENCWEPVNHPYLTAVIDNPSAPKGFETDLTVEENAVLWLKNAPEAFCNTDDEEVLKQVLNEYDWTAKDFYRWTVEYKQNELSALILKRSGHDFGKILDMIPIERGASGRLVKLKIVGTKKTLTVGKELEIRRWLSESHLYSSAFVVEKKDVVDGVPGKIILQGAGWGHGVGLCQIGAAVMGHKGYKYDEILNHYFKNITLEKKY from the coding sequence ATGAGCATTCCTAATATTCACGTTGGCATAATGAGTGCCGATAAGATCGATTTTAATTTTCAGGGAGAATACCTGCTTGTCGGAACAGATAAAGTTTTGGCAGGAGAGGGAGCAGTTTGTATTGAAAACGAAAAGATACAGCTAGCCGGAAAGGAAATAAGTCAGAATAAATTGTATTTCGTGCCGTTTGAAAAGGGAAAGTCGGAATTCGAACTAAAAGATGTTACCATCGGTGTAAATTTTCACTGGGAGCAAAAAGAGGATCAGAAATTTCAGGGGGCTTTGAAATTTATTATCGAAGAGGACAAAATTACTGCTGTAAATATTCTTTCGATTGAAGATTACCTGATCAGTGTAATTTCGTCGGAAATGAGTGCCCAAAGTTCACTCGATTTGCTAAAAGCGCACGCCATAATTTCGCGTAGTTGGTTGATTGCTCAAATTGAAAAGCAGGATAAACTTACCGATGCCGGAGAAAGGTATGAAAGCACTTTTAAATCTGATGAGGAGTACATAAAATGGTACGACCGCGAAGATCATACAAATTTTCATGTTTGTGCCGATGATCATTGCCAGCGCTACCAGGGAACTACGCGTTCGCATAACCCGAATGTAGTAAAAGCTGTTAACGAAACGGCCGGTGTCGTACTTTCCTATAAAGGTGTGATTTGCGATGCACGTTTCTCAAAATGTTGCGGCGGTATTGCTGAGCTTTTTGAGAATTGCTGGGAACCTGTAAATCATCCGTATTTAACTGCGGTGATAGATAACCCGTCAGCTCCAAAAGGTTTTGAAACAGATCTTACTGTAGAAGAAAATGCAGTTCTGTGGTTAAAAAATGCACCGGAAGCGTTTTGTAATACCGATGATGAAGAGGTGCTGAAACAGGTGCTGAACGAGTACGACTGGACAGCCAAAGATTTTTACCGCTGGACAGTGGAATACAAACAGAATGAACTTTCTGCTTTGATCCTGAAACGTTCGGGGCATGATTTCGGAAAAATTCTGGATATGATTCCGATAGAACGTGGCGCTTCAGGACGATTAGTAAAACTGAAAATTGTAGGAACGAAAAAGACGCTAACCGTTGGAAAGGAGCTGGAAATTCGCAGATGGCTGAGCGAGTCGCATTTATACAGTTCTGCTTTTGTGGTGGAGAAAAAGGATGTGGTTGATGGTGTGCCCGGCAAGATTATTTTGCAGGGAGCCGGCTGGGGACATGGAGTTGGCCTTTGCCAGATCGGTGCGGCCGTAATGGGGCACAAGGGCTATAAATACGATGAAATTCTAAATCATTATTTTAAAAATATAACTTTGGAGAAGAAGTATTAA